The following nucleotide sequence is from Candidatus Zixiibacteriota bacterium.
GATATTGCCCTGAGGAACATCAATCGTATCCGTTCGATGGTGTTGGACATTTTATACTATGCCAAAGACCGCGAACCAAACTGGGAGCAGATCTCAGCTGGCGAAATCCTCCAGGACGTGTGCAAAATAATGGAAGAACGCGCCAGAACACTCGGTATCACCCTCGAAAAATCGGTTAGCGGAACCGGTGAATATGAAGGGGACCGACAAATGGTACGATCTCTGTTGGTCAATTTGGTGGAGAACTCCCTTGATGCCTGTCGTATTGATACCAAGAAGACCGAGCACATGGTCAAAGTCGAAATGAACGATAAAGCAGACGGCATTCAATTCATTGTTTCGGACTCTGGTATCGGCATGGATCGAGAGACCCGAGAGAAGGCCTTCAGTTTGTTCTTCTCGTCCAAAGGAGCTGGCGGCACCGGCCTTGGGCTGTTCATCGCTCACAAGATTGTTCATGCCCATGGCGGGACGATCCGTATTGAATCCGAAGAGGGACAGGGAAGTCGGTTTTTTGTTGAACTGCCGCGTAAACGACCTGAGGTTGAATTGTCCGAGGAACAGTCCAGTTGATACTAAGGAGATAATAAGATATGGCTGACCAGAAGAAAATACTCGTCGTTGACGACGAGCCGGATATGGTCGAGTGGTTGACTACATTCCTGGAAGATAACGGTTTCACAGCTATTTCAGCCTTCAGCGGTGCCGAAGGCTTCGCAAAAGCCAAATCCGAACATCCTGATCTGATTACTCTTGATGTTTCGATGGCCGACGAATCCGGCCTGAAGGCTCTAAGGAACTTTCAGGAGACCAAAGAGACATCGGGTATCCCTATTATTATGGTAACCGGCGTTTCGACCGATGTGAAGGTCTTCATCAAGCGAAACAAACATATTATGATGCCTGCCGGTTTCATGGAAAAGCCGGTTGATAGAGACGAACTGCTCAAGAAAGTCCAGGAGTTAGTTAAATAGCTACCTGCTGACCAACCGTCATCCGACCAAGACCCTGCCGCTGGAAAACTGGCTTCTCCGTTGAAAGCGGCTCGGATTGCAATACAGTCACAAATATCCCCGA
It contains:
- a CDS encoding response regulator; translated protein: MADQKKILVVDDEPDMVEWLTTFLEDNGFTAISAFSGAEGFAKAKSEHPDLITLDVSMADESGLKALRNFQETKETSGIPIIMVTGVSTDVKVFIKRNKHIMMPAGFMEKPVDRDELLKKVQELVK